The Pantoea phytobeneficialis genomic sequence GCAGTTACATATCGCCCAGCCTTCGATTTCGGTTGCGATTAAAAATCTCGAAGATGCCTTTGAACAACAGCTATTTATTCGCCACCATGCCCAGGGGGTTTCCCTCACTTCCAGTGGCCGGCGTTTTTACGATAAGGCGAAGGAGTTGTTGCGGTTATCCTATGAATTTGAACAAAGTTCGCGCGCAGAAAATGAATTAGTGAGCGGAACCATCGCCGTTGGCTGTTTTGAGTCCGCCGCACCGTTATACATGCCGAAATTGATCGCCGGTTTCAAAAAACTCTACCCTGAGATCAATATTCAACTCTATGACGGTGAACAACATGAGTTGATGCATGGTCTGCATCGCGGTCGCTTTGACATGGCCTTTCTGTATGATCTGGATCTGGATAATGTGATTAAAAAAGAACCCCTTAACGCCCCGCATAAGCCCTATGCGTTGCTGCCTGCGGCACATCCGCTGGCGCAGAAAAGTGCGGTAACGTTACAGGAACTGGCGCGTGAACCCATGATTTTGCTGGATGCCGTCCCCAGTAAAAATTACTTCATTAATATTTTCAAAGAGAATGGCTATCATCCTGAAGTCGCCTACAGTTCACCTTCTATCGAAATGGTACGCTGCATGGTGGGGCAAGGATTGGGTTTTTCAGTACTGGTAACACGTCCCTGTTCTGATATTACTTACGACGGGGAACGGTTGGTACAACTGGATATTATTGATGAAATGGCCGATTCAACGCTGATTATGGCGTATCTGCAAAATAATGAACCGACACGACCCACGCGTTTATTTATGGACTATTGCCGGAGTGTGGAGTTAACTCCAGTAAGCCATGCGCATTAATAACGTGTTTATACCCGACAGGCTGATCGGGTATAAACAGCACTGAAGATTAGCGTAATTCGATCCAGGTGGTTTTTAGTTGCGTGAATTTATCAAAAGCATGCAAAGATAAATCGCGACCAAAACCTGACTGTCGATTGCCACCAAAAGGAACGGTCACATCCAGCGCATCAACGGTATTTATCGATACGGTGCCGGCATGCAGTTTTCGGGCAACCCGATGCGCCTGGTTGAGATCATCGGTCCACACCGAGGCAGCAAGGGCATAAATATGATTATTTGCCAACGCGATAGCCTCTGACTCGTCATCAAACACCTTCACCGCCAGAACCGGGCCAAATACTTCATCGCGCCACAGCGAAATATTTTCTCCTGCCACTTCAATCACCGTCGGCTGAATGTAATTAGCCACCTGTTCAATAGTGAGCGATGCTCCGCCAGCGCGTAATATGCCACCATCATCAAGTGCGGCCTGAATAAAACGCTGCACTTTCTCTTTATGTGCTGCTGAAACCATTGCGCCCATTTTGGCGTCTGGATTCAGTGGGTGATCCGGTTGCCAGTCAGAGAGTTTATCGAGCAACTTTGCCATAAACTGGGGATAGATGGCACGTTCAACCAATAAGCGGGAGTTGGCAGAACAGACTTCGCCCTGATTAAAACAGATGCCAAAAGCCGCTTTTTCCGCCGCTAAGTCGAGATCTTTGCAATCGGCGAAGATGATATTGGCGCTCTTGCCCCCGCACTCCAGCCAGACCTGCTTCAGATTCGATTCCCCGGCGTAGGACATAAACGCTTTCCCGACCGTGGTTGAACCGGTAAAGGTGATGACATCGACATCCCTATGTTTTCCCAGTGCCGCGCCAGCGTCTACGCCCAAACCGGTGACCACATTCAACACCCCCGCAGGCAGACCCGCTTCCAGCGCCAGCTCAGCTAAGCGGATAGCGGTAAAAGGGGCATTCTCGGACGGCTTAAGAATCACGCTGTTACCCGCCGCCAATGCCGGGCCAATTTTCCACGCGGCGATATCCAGCGGGAAGTTCCACGGCACAATTGCGGCGACAACCCCGATCGGTTCACGGGTGATGGTTGCCAGCGTGCCCGGTCGGGTAGGGGCGACCTCATCATAGATTTTATCGATGCTTTCAGCGTACCAGGCGATGACATGCGCCGCGCCAGGAATATCGATGTTGTAGGCATCCAGTACCGGTTTACCCATGCTGGCGCTCTCCAGCAGGGCCAGTTCTTCACGATGTTCCAGTATCAAGGCGGATAACTTCAGCAACACCGCCTTGCGTTCCTGCAAAGGACGTTCTGACCAGATGCCAGAGCTGAAGGCCTGACGGGCCGACTGCACGGCAATGTCGATGTCCTCGGTCTGACAGGCTGTCACTTCGGCAAGGGCGGTGTCGGTGGCGGGATTTATCACGCCATAGGTGTTTGCGCTGCGCGCAACATAGCGTTTGCCATCAATAAGCGCGTAGTCACAAAAAGCCTGCCGTTGCAGCAGCGTTTCCCAATATTGTCGGTTATGCATACGCACGTTCCTTGTTTGACGTTGTACTGGCGAGCGTGCCACCGCGCAGGATCATCTCTGCGGCACGTTCACCGATCATAATGGAAGGGGCATTGGTGTTGCCGCTAATCAAGGTCGGCATGATTGAGGCATCGGCAACGCGCAGATTATCAATACCATGCACCTTCAGCGTATCCGGGGCGACCACGCTCATCGCATCCCGCCCCATTTTGCAGGTACCGACCGGATGGAACACCGTGGCGCAATACTCCTTCACGTATTGGTGCAACTGTTCGTCGCTCTGCACCTGTTTACCCGGCAGCATCTCCTCACCGCGAAGTGCTGCGAATTCAGGCTGGGCCAAAATTTTTCTGGCCGTTTTTATCCCTTCGACCAGCACCCTGGCGTCATACGGGTCAGCAAGAAAATTGAAATCAATCTCCAGTTGTTTTCCTGCTCCGAGGCGCAGACTGCCAATCGATTTGGGACGCAACACGCAGGTATGGATGGCATAACCGTGCCCCCATTCGAACAGGCGTCCACGGTGGCTGCGATAACCTGGCACGAAATGGAACTGGATATCCGGCTCCCCGGTCGCGAGTGGGGTTGAGGCAAAACCACCGGCTTCGACATAGTTGGTGGTCAACCATCCTTTGCGTGCGAACAGATACCTGAAGGGTGCCGTCAGAATCGGTTTCCAGGCCGCCAGAGAGAACCCCAGCGTCAGCGCAGATTTGCTGCGCACCGTCACCAGTCCATCCAGGTGATCCTGAAGGTTTTGTCCGACGCCAGGCAGGT encodes the following:
- a CDS encoding LysR substrate-binding domain-containing protein: MTHFTLKQLKYFVTVVETESIAEASRQLHIAQPSISVAIKNLEDAFEQQLFIRHHAQGVSLTSSGRRFYDKAKELLRLSYEFEQSSRAENELVSGTIAVGCFESAAPLYMPKLIAGFKKLYPEINIQLYDGEQHELMHGLHRGRFDMAFLYDLDLDNVIKKEPLNAPHKPYALLPAAHPLAQKSAVTLQELAREPMILLDAVPSKNYFINIFKENGYHPEVAYSSPSIEMVRCMVGQGLGFSVLVTRPCSDITYDGERLVQLDIIDEMADSTLIMAYLQNNEPTRPTRLFMDYCRSVELTPVSHAH
- a CDS encoding aldehyde dehydrogenase, which gives rise to MHNRQYWETLLQRQAFCDYALIDGKRYVARSANTYGVINPATDTALAEVTACQTEDIDIAVQSARQAFSSGIWSERPLQERKAVLLKLSALILEHREELALLESASMGKPVLDAYNIDIPGAAHVIAWYAESIDKIYDEVAPTRPGTLATITREPIGVVAAIVPWNFPLDIAAWKIGPALAAGNSVILKPSENAPFTAIRLAELALEAGLPAGVLNVVTGLGVDAGAALGKHRDVDVITFTGSTTVGKAFMSYAGESNLKQVWLECGGKSANIIFADCKDLDLAAEKAAFGICFNQGEVCSANSRLLVERAIYPQFMAKLLDKLSDWQPDHPLNPDAKMGAMVSAAHKEKVQRFIQAALDDGGILRAGGASLTIEQVANYIQPTVIEVAGENISLWRDEVFGPVLAVKVFDDESEAIALANNHIYALAASVWTDDLNQAHRVARKLHAGTVSINTVDALDVTVPFGGNRQSGFGRDLSLHAFDKFTQLKTTWIELR